The window CCGGCGTGGATCTTCGCACGGGCCTTCGTCGGGTGCACGACGTCGAGGCCCAGCTCGCGGACCAGTCCCAGCATCTCGGGACGGCGGACGAGGAACGCCTCCGCGCCGACGTCGTAGGGGACGCCGGCCAGCTCGGTCGTGCGCAGCTTCCCGCCGGGCGTCTTCGTCTTCTCGAACACGACGATCTCGACGCTCGCACCGAGCAGGCGCCGCAACCGGTACGCCGCGGTCAGTCCGGAAATGCCGCCCCCGACGACCGCGACGCGCTTCACAGCTCGTGCACCAGCCCGACCACGCGCGTCAGCACCTCGGGGTCGACGCCCGGCAGCACGCCGTGGCCCAGGTTGAAGATGTGGCCGTCGGCCGCGCGGCCCTCTTCGACGATCCGGCGGACCTCGGCTTCGAGGACCGGCCAGGACGCGTGCAGCAGCGCGGGGTCGAGGTTGCCCTGCACGACGGCCTTGCCGCCGAGCCGCCGGACGGCCTCGTCGAGGGGGATCCGCCAGTCGACGCCGACGACGTCCGCGCCCGCGTCGCGCATGGCCGGCAGCAGCTCGCCGGTGCCGACGCCGAAGTGGATCCGCGGCACGCCGTACGCGGCGACGCCGTCGAGGACCTTCGCCGAATGCGGCAGCACGAACTCGCGGTAGTCCCGCTCGGACAGCGCGCCCGCCCACGAGTCGAACAGCTGGACCGCGTCGACGCCGGCGTCGAGCTGCGCGCGCAGGAACGTCAGCGCGATGTCGGCCAGGCGGCCGGCCAGCTCGTGCCAGACGTCCGGCGCCGAGTGCATCAGCGCCTTGGTGTGCTCGTGGTTGCGGCTCGGCCCGCCTTCGATGAGGTAGCTGGCCAGCGTGAACGGCGCGCCGGCGAAGCCGATCAGCGGCGTCCCCCCGAGCCGCTCGACGAGCAGCTCGACGCCGGCGGCGACGTTCGCGACCTGGTCCGGCTCCAGCTCCGGCAGCGCCCGCACGGCGGCGAGGTCGCGGATCGGCGCGTCGACGACCGGGCCGGTGCCGGGAACGATGTCGATCGCGACGCCGGCGGCCTTGAGCGGCACGACGATGTCGCTGAAGAGGATGGCCGCGTCGACGCCGTGCCGCCGCACCGGCTGCACCGTGATTTCGGCGAGCATCTCGGGGTCGAAGCAGGCGTCGAGCATCGGCACGCCTTCGCGCAGCGCGCGGTACTCGGGCAGCGAGCGGCCGGCCTGGCGCATGAACCAGACCGGGGTGCGGGCCGGGCGTTCGCCGCGTGCGGCGGCCAGGAACGGGGCTTCGGGCAGCTCACGGCGGCCCGGCGTGGTGGCCTGCCGCGGCAGGGGCGTGGTCGGAGACATCGCCGTCAATCGTGCCACGAGCCCGCCGGCGCCGTTCCCTCGGCGCGCCTGCGCCCGCAACGGGGCGTGGCCGCCCTAAAGTCGAAGCGTGACCGCGATGACACCAGTGCCCGAACTCTTCCGCGAAGCAGTTGTGGCGCTGCAGTCCGTCCGGCCCCGCCGGGAGGTGCTGCTCGAGCCGATGCGCCCGCCGCAGCGGCTCGCGCCGTGGTCGTACGCGGTCAGCTGCGAGGTCTCCGGGCCCGCGGACGTGCTGGCCTCGGGCCGCCTCGTCCTGCTGCACGACCCGGAGGGCCAGGACGGCTGGGACGGCGTGCTCCGGCTCGTCATGTACGTGCGCGCGGAGCTGGACCGGGAGCTGGCGACCGACCCGTTCCTGCCGGCGGTCGGCTGGTCGTGGCTGACGGACGCGCTGGAAGTCTCGGGCGCGAGCTGGACGGCGCTGGGCGGCACGGTGACGGAGACGTCGTCGGCCCGCTTCGGCGACATCTCGGGGCCGACCCGGACCGACGATCTGGAGCTGCGGGCGTCCTGGACGCCGACGGACGCCGGGCTGCTGCCGCACGGGCAGGCGTTCTGCCAGGTGATGGCGAGCGTGGTCGGGCTGCCGCCGGTCGGCGTGACGCTCTTCGGGCAGCGCCAGAGCTCCTGAGGGCCTCGCTGCCGGGCCCGGCGGCCGTCCGGGCGATCATCGGCAACGAATCGGCAACGGTGATCCTCCCCCGGCGGCTCCCGCACCGGCTCCTTGTACGGATGTGAGCAAATTTCACGTCCGCTGAACGCCGTCCAACCCAACGGGAACGCCCGGACGGCCCTTCGGCGCACCGAGGGCGGCCCGGAATGGTCCGGACGATGCCGGACCCCGGCAGACCACTCCCGACGTTCCCGAGGCCGTTTCACGTCCTGGCCGTGCCCCCGTTCGTGACACGGCGCGGTCACGCACCGCAACAAGATCAACTCACGGCCGGCGACCCCGAGAACGCCCCCGACGGCCACGGACAGTCACCGTTCCGGACATCGGGACGGCCTTCGACCAGCCGTCCGCGAAGTTGATCATGCCCCGGCCGGAGCCACATTCCACCCGCGGGAAGCCCCCATCCGGACCCCCGTGACTACGCGCACCGGAAGCTGCACACCTCATCTGCACGGCCATTTGGCCGCCGGTAACTTCTTTGCATCGTGTTCGCTGGGCTATCTGTTAGCAACCGGCCGTGTACTAGCCCGATCGTGTTACTACGAACCCACTGAGTGACTGTTCGTTTGAGATAGATACCCATTCGATCCCCCCGCGAAGGGCTCAGGGCGGCTACAGTGCCTTCGACGACACCACTTTCGGTCTAAAGCTGGCGCGGCTGAACGGCCGAAGGTCCCGGTGCCGGTCGGGGGGCACGACCGACTCCAGGGAGGTAGTGACGTGGCTACCGTCGGCATTTCTCAGGCCGTCCGATCCACGCCAGCCGGCGCGTTGCCGGCGAGCATGGTTCCGCATCCGCGGGAAGAGCTCTTTTCCGTGTTGGTGGTCGATGACCACCCGCTGTTGAGGGAGGCAATCGCAGCAAGACTCGCACAGATGGGTGCGGGGACCGTCCACGAAGCCGCCACGGTGGCCGAGGCGAGGGCGCGAGCACAGGCCACCGGGCCTTGTGACCTGGCGATCCTCGATCTCGGACTGCCGGACGGCAGCGGCATCGAGCTGGTTACGGAACTCCGTAGCCACGGCTGGCCGCGCGTGGTCGTACTCGCATCCTCGGACGACCCGTACGCGGTCCGCTCGGCCTTCCAGGCCGGGGCCCAGGCGTACCTGCTGAAGTCCGCGTCGCCGGTCGTCGTGACCGACGGCGTGCGGCGTGTGCTCGAGGGCGGCGTGTACGCCGACCCGAGCGTGGCTCCGGTGCTGGCCACCGGGACCCGCGTCGCGGGCACCGACAACACCCCGCGCGAGCTGTCCGCTCGTGAGGTGGAGGTGCTCCAGCTGGTCGCCGACGGGCAGTCCAACAAGGAGATCGGCGAGGAGCTTTCGCTCTCCGCTCTCACCGTCAAGTCCCACCTGTCCCGGATCGGGCGCAAGCTCGGCACGGGCGACCGGGCTCAGATGGTGGCGCTGGCCATGCGGGCCGGCGTGATCCGCTGACACAGGCGAACAGCCCTGCGGGGCGGGCGGACCAGGCGCGGTACGCCCGTCCCGTAGGGTCGTCGGCTATGGGAAGTGCAGAGGCCGAGGACACCGGGATGGAGATCGAGTCCACGGGCGGTCCTGTGCTGCTACGCGAGCCCGCCGAGGGCACGCCCCCGGTGGTCACCGATCCGTCTGCGCTGGCCGAGGCCTGCGCGCGACTCGCCGCGGGCACCGGCGCGGTCGCCGTCGACACCGAACGCGCGTCCGGCTACCGCTACTGGCCCAAGGCCTACCTCGTCCAGCTGCGGCGCGAGGGTGCCGGCACGGTGCTGATCGACCCGATCGCCCTGGACGGTGACCTCCAGCCGCTGCGTGACGTCCTCAACGACCTGGAGTGGGTGCTGCACGCCGCCTCCCAGGACCTCCCCTGCCTCGCCGAGCTGGGCCTGCACCCGGCGGCGCTGTTCGACACCGAGCTGGCCGGCCGGCTGGCGGGCTACGAGCGCGTCGCGCTGGGGACGCTCGTCGAGCTGCTGCTCGGCTACACCCTCGAAAAGGGGCACAGCGCGGCGGACTGGTCGAAGCGGCCGCTGCCGGTCGACTGGCTCAACTACGCGGCCCTCGACGTCGAGCTGCTCGTCCAGCTGCGCGAAAAGCTGGAAGCGGAGCT of the Amycolatopsis sp. NBC_01488 genome contains:
- the hemE gene encoding uroporphyrinogen decarboxylase; the protein is MSPTTPLPRQATTPGRRELPEAPFLAAARGERPARTPVWFMRQAGRSLPEYRALREGVPMLDACFDPEMLAEITVQPVRRHGVDAAILFSDIVVPLKAAGVAIDIVPGTGPVVDAPIRDLAAVRALPELEPDQVANVAAGVELLVERLGGTPLIGFAGAPFTLASYLIEGGPSRNHEHTKALMHSAPDVWHELAGRLADIALTFLRAQLDAGVDAVQLFDSWAGALSERDYREFVLPHSAKVLDGVAAYGVPRIHFGVGTGELLPAMRDAGADVVGVDWRIPLDEAVRRLGGKAVVQGNLDPALLHASWPVLEAEVRRIVEEGRAADGHIFNLGHGVLPGVDPEVLTRVVGLVHEL
- a CDS encoding response regulator; protein product: MATVGISQAVRSTPAGALPASMVPHPREELFSVLVVDDHPLLREAIAARLAQMGAGTVHEAATVAEARARAQATGPCDLAILDLGLPDGSGIELVTELRSHGWPRVVVLASSDDPYAVRSAFQAGAQAYLLKSASPVVVTDGVRRVLEGGVYADPSVAPVLATGTRVAGTDNTPRELSAREVEVLQLVADGQSNKEIGEELSLSALTVKSHLSRIGRKLGTGDRAQMVALAMRAGVIR
- a CDS encoding DUF3000 domain-containing protein; the protein is MTAMTPVPELFREAVVALQSVRPRREVLLEPMRPPQRLAPWSYAVSCEVSGPADVLASGRLVLLHDPEGQDGWDGVLRLVMYVRAELDRELATDPFLPAVGWSWLTDALEVSGASWTALGGTVTETSSARFGDISGPTRTDDLELRASWTPTDAGLLPHGQAFCQVMASVVGLPPVGVTLFGQRQSS